Part of the Kamptonema formosum PCC 6407 genome, TCTCTTCTGGGTGGCGACGGCAACGATGTTTGTGAAGGTGGCGCTGGCGATGATAGCCTCGTCGGTGATAGCGGCAAAGATACCCTTGTCGGCGGTACAGGCAACGACGCTTGTGATGGCGGGACTGGTAGCGATAGTATTGTCGGCGGCGACGGCAACGATACTTGTTTGGGAGATGATGGCGATGATACTATCTTGGGTGGAGGTGGAGACGACTCCCTTAATGGTGGTGCAGGTAACGATGCGATCGCAGCCGGTCAAGGCAATAACAGCTTAGAAGGTGGCGCTGGCGATGACAGTCTAGAAGGTGGCGACGGCGACAACAGCCTTTCTGGAGGAGAAGGTAACGATACCTTAACTGGCGGTACAGGCAACCATACCTGTGTTGGCGGCGCGGGTAACGATGTCTTTATCATCAAAAACGTTACCAGCGGCGGCAAATCAACGATCGCAGACTATACAGATAACAGCGATAAATTCCTACTCGCAGGGGATTTCAGCTTCAGCAGCTTATCCATCGTCCAAGTTGGTGTTAATACCGAGATTCGTGGTAGCAGTAACTTTGTACTGGCAGTACTTTTGAACGTCAGCGCCACGGTACTCGAAGCCAGCGACTTCTTCCAGAGTGGAAATAGTACCACATCACCTGTGGGGACAACGAACACGCCTCCCGTATTGGAAGCCAACAAAGAATTAGCGATCGCAGCCGGTGGCTTCCAAACCATCACATTTGAATCTCTGCGATTCTTTGATTCTGAGGATGGCGTTAGCGGTATCACTTACAAAATTACGCAACTACCAACTGCTGCCCAAGGCCAGCTATTCTATAACGGCCAAGCGATTACCTCCACCGACTTCACCTTTACCCAACTCGATATCAACCTCCGCCTGCTGACATTCCAAGCTGCGGCTGGATTTACTGGTGATGCCAGCTTCAGCTTTGACGTGAGTGATGGCAAAACCACCATCAGCGGCCAACGGTTAAAGATTTCAGTCGTAAATACGATCTTTAATTTTGTCGGCAATACAACTCCGCAAGTAATTACCGGTTCCCCGCTAGGCGATGATATCCAAGCTGGCGATGGCGGCGATGACATTAAAGGCGGCTTGGGTAAAGACAAAATCAAAGGCGGTACAGGTGACGACAAAATCGAAGGCGGTGACGATGATGACGACATCGAAGGCAGCGAAGGTAAAAATACCCTAACTGGAGGTGCCGGTCGCGATCGCTTCATCTATCGCAAAGCCCGTCAAGGCGTAAATGCGATCGCAGATGCAGATTTGATTACCGATTTCAATGCCAGCGAAGATTTTCTCGAATTTTCTGCCGCTGCTTTCGGCAATATCAGCATCTCCAGTTTCACTAAACTGACGATTACTTCTAGCTTCTCAGGCATCATCGGCAGTTCTAACTTTCTAGACTTCAGCGACGATACCAGCGTCACCGACATTGCCTCCTTGCAAGCCCGATTTGCGGCCCTTGGCGGCAATAGCGGCCCCGTCTTCTGCCAATTTACCGATGCTACTACAGGCCGCAGCGTCTTAGTGTTCTCAATTGGCACTCGCTTTGAGATTGTTGCCCAATTCTCAGCCCGCATTACTCTCAGCATCAGCAACTTTGTCTTTAGCGGGCCATCAGTTACGGTTCCTCTGGGCACTGCTGGCGCTGATATTGTCAACCTGGGTACATTTCCCGCCCCCGTTAAATACGACGGTTTGGGAGGAAATGACAGCATCATCGGTAGCGACTTTGACGACGAAATTGACGGCGGCGACGGCGATGATTACATCAATGGCGGCAAAGGCAAGGATAAAATCAAAGGCGGTTTGGGTAACGACCAAATCCTGGGTAGCGAGGCCGATGATTCCCTTTATGGCGATGACGGCGACGATACCATCATCGGTGGTATTGGCCGAGACTGGCTGACAGGTGGCACTGGTGCCGATGTTTTCTCTTACATTACTACCAAAGAAGGCGGCGATAAGATTGTTGGCTTTACTTCTGGAACCGATAAATTCCAGTTCGTTTCTGCGGCCTTCGGCAATCTTAATAGCTCAAACTTTGACTTAGTAAATATTACCAGCCAGACTACTGATATTACAGGGAAAGAGCTGTTAATTTTCTCCGGTACTTACGCTAGTTTAGCCTCATTACAGACTCAATTTGCAGCATTGCCAGGGGCAGGTACTTCTCCTGTTTTCTCCTTCTTCCAAAATGCTGCGGGTGAAGGCGTGTTAGTCTTCGATGTCGATGGTACTGGTTCCGCTTCTGCCGTAGAAATTGCTAACTTGGGTACTGGCGTTACCGGTTTGGGTACGGCAGATTTCTTATTCAACGGTACGGTTCCAACTCCGACTGTGGTTTCTACCACCAGCATTGTCAATCTCACCGCAGCAGGTAATACCTATCCTACTGGGAACCTTGATTTCAGCAATAATGTCGGCGGTTACGGCTTTACTGGCCCCCTGTTATTCATTGGCGATGCCAATGCTAACAATGTTACAGGTACGGCCTTTGCTGATTTTATGACTGGCGCAGGTGGTGCAGATTTCTTCACTGGTGGGTTAGGTGGAGATATTCTGACTGGCGGTGAAGGTGCGGATATCTTCGGTTACAAACTTCCCACTGAAGGCGGAGATACAATTACCGACTTTATCGCTGGGGTTGACAAATTCCAGTTTGTAGGTGCAGCTTTCGGCAATTTGACGACAGCTAACTTTGATGCTGTCAGCGGTGTTTCCCCTGATATCGCTGATAAAGAATTAGTCATCTTTACTGGCGGTACTTACGCCAAATTCGAGGACGCGCAAGCGAAGGCAATCGGGGTTTCCACAAGTCCTGGTTTCTTTGCTTTCACTAATGCTGCCAATGAGACACTGTTAGTATTTGACTCCAATGGTACGACTACTGGTGGTTTCACCACTGTTGCCACTCTCAAGAATGGCCCTGTGAATTTGGGGAGTGCGGATTTTGTCTTCAGTGGTACGATCGCACCTACTACTGCTACTACTACGACTCTGAGCAGTATTGCCGATCTCACAGCCGCAGGCAATACCTACCCAACTGCAATTAACGACTTTAGCACCGGCGTTGGTGGTTACGGCTTTAGCGGGCCCGTACTATTTACTGGCAACGCTAGCAATAACAGCGTACTTGGTACTGCTTTCAATGACACTATCTTCGGTGGTGAAGGCGATGACAGTATGTCTGGAGGTAACGGTTCTGATTCCCTCTCTGGCGGTATTGGCAATGATACCCTAATTGGCGGTTTCGGGACGGACGCGCTAGATGGTGGTGTCGGCAATGATGTCTTTGTTTTCAATGGCACTGATGCTGCTGGCAGTGATTTTATTACCAATTACGGCACTGCTGACGATCTAATTCGCCTTGATAGCGTTGGTTTTAGTGGCTTTGGGACAGGGCCTCTTGGTTCTGGTTTCTACGTCTACAACAGCACAGGTTCAACTGTAGCTCAGATTGAGACTACTCTCACAAGTCCGGCGATCGTTGCGATCTATGATGGCACGGTTTCTAAACTTTACTATGACTCTAACGGTTCTACTGTTGGTGGTAATAGTTTGTTCGCTACTGTGGACGCAAACTTCGGCGTTTCTGGTAACTCGCAACTCTTCCTGTTTTAGAGGAAGTTAGCGATCGAGTGGCGATCGCGAAGTAGTTGCTATAAAGTAGGGTGAGCGTTTCTTACCCTACTTTATTTTTTGGTATGGCAGAAGGGAATAGTTTTAGCAATTAAGAACGTATATTTCTTCTAATGTAGCGATCGCAATCCATTGCTACTCTGTTATTGTCCGTTCAAACAGGTTGAGGTGTGAAGATGAAGATATCAGAAAAAACAATATCGGCTCTCGGAGCTATTATAACGGGTGATGGAGGGCTTTCACCCTATCGTTCTGGCCCACAACTCGTTTCGTTTTTTAATGAATTTGGTTTAAAGGATATATACGGTAGTGGTTTTCCTTCTCGTTGGTCTTACGCCGAAGAGAAGTTGCGTGATTTCAATGATACGCCAACCATGAAAGATATAGTAATTGCCACCTTTGATCCTCGTCATTTTCTTGGAACGAAATACAGTATTAATGCTGCGGTCGAACACCTCAACCAATTTATTGAATTTGATAACTATCAATTACTACCTGCGGGTAAGAAATGGGAACTTTACAAGCTAGGTGGTTCTCAAATTGATTTATCACATCCCTACAATAATTCGGTTGAACTCACACACATCTTTATTTACGAGCAAATTAAAAAATGTGACAGGAAACTTGCTGAAGGCGACTTTGATGGAGCAATAACTAATGCACGATCTCTCGTTGAGGCAGTTTTATCTGCAATTGAAAAAGAGTTTGATAGTAATCCACCAAAATACGATGGGAACCTTCCGAAGCTTTATAAGAGGGTTCAAAAACATTTGAATCTTTCTCCAGATCAGGAAAGTCTTGCAGAATATTTACGGCAAATCCTCTCAGGGCTATCAAGCATAATTCATGGCTTGGCTACTTTGCGAAATGAGATGAGTGATGCTCATGTCATTTTGTATAAACCATTAGAGCATCATGCAAGGTTAGCAGTTAATTCGGCTAAAACACTTTGTGATTTTCTATTTGAAACGAAAGAGTATCAAATCCAGAAGAAGAAAAACAGTGCCACTTAACATTTTAGCAGCAGACGATCTAAAGCCATTGGTGCGGTTGTTAAGGTTATCTGCCGCATTATAATGCCTACCATACAAAAGCCGGGTTATCTAACTAATTCATTCTGTATGCTTTCGGTGTCATACCTGTAAATTGCCGAAACTGTTTGCTCAAATGACTGTGACTATTGAACCCACATAAAAAAGCAATTTCCATAATCGATCGATCTGTTTGTTTCAACAATTGCTTTGCCCGTTCTACTCGTTGCTGAAGCAGATATTGATAAGGAGCTATCCCGATTGATTGCTTAAACTGATGGCTGAAATGAAATTGACTCATCCCCAATAATTCGGCTAAATCTGCCAGCTTAATATCTTGATTCAAATGTTCATTGATGTATTCCAAAATTTGCAAAACTTGACGTTCAGGTAAGCCACCCTCATAAATTGAAAGCTGAGATTTGACCGCAGAATATTGTCTCAGCAGATGTATTGCTAATACATTTGCCAGTGATTCAATATAAAGTCTTCCGCCTAAATTTTCTTGTTTTAGTTCAGCAAAAAGTAGCATTCCCATTGCCTCAATTTGAGGGTCGCGCGTGCGAAATTCTGGGAGTAATTCAAGTCGATCGGGATTCATCGCTAGAGATTCTCTAGCAACGCTTTGAATAAAACGAGACGCAATCCGAATCTCCAAGTAGCGATCGTCACCATCCCAACGTGCAAAAAATGGTGTCTTGGCAGGTGTTATGGAAATATCGCCTTTCCCACATAGTCCCGCATGGGTTCTTCCTCCCTTGATTTGCAGCAAGCGAACAGGACGAGGTGCAAGAGACAGACAAATTGTGTGTTCATCGCTGTAATGAGTGCTTCCCTCTCCTGGCGGATGCTGAAATTCCTCGACTATAATATTTTCCCAACCCTGCTTTTGACTAGACAAGATAGGAAAGCAGGTTGTTTGAGTTTCATCACCCCTTGGCATCTCCATGACACAAAACTAAATCGCGATTATCTGATTGTATTCACTTAAGGATAACACTCACCGATCGCCCAGAAAATTGACCGCACGATTGTGATAGTAGCGCAAGAATTAGATAGCTAAATATGGGTGAGTTTCTCCTAAACTGGAATAGTGTTCTACTAGGAAAAATTATGGCACGCTTGTTACACATTGATTCTAGTCCGCGCGGTGAGCGATCGCACTCTCGCAGGCTTACACGAGAATTTGTTGAAGCTTGGAAACAAACTCATCCTAACGATCTTGTCACCTATCGAGATATCGGTCGCAATCCCGTTCCCCATGTGGATGAAATGTGGATTGCAGGGGCCTATACACCCCCAGAGGAGCGCACCCCTCAACTTCAGGAAGGGATTCGGATTAGCGATGAACTTATAGATGAATTCTTAGCTGCCGATTTCTATGTCATGGGCATTCCCATGTACAATTTTAGCGTTCCCAGTACCTTCAAGGCATATATTGACCAGATTGTACGTCCCGGACGAACCTTTGCTTTTGCGCCAGAAAAGTCTACAAATCCTTACAAACCTCTCGTACTGGGTAAGAAAATGTTGATCGTTACGGCGCGAGGTGCTTCTGGCTTTCAACCTGGCCAGCGCAATGAGAAGATGAATCATCAAGACCCGTATTTAAGAACTGTTTTTGGATTTATTGGCATCACCGATATCAGCTTTATCCATTTTGAAAATGACGAGTCTGATGGCAAAAATTTCGCTGAATTGATCGCATCTGCTCGTACTCAAGTGGCTCAATTAGTGGGAAGTTACAGCAGATTGCAGGCAAGTGAAGTACGGTAAAATAAGTAGGGGGAATTGCCAAAAAGATTTAAAATTGTCAGAAAAAAATGATGTTCGGCAATTCCCACCAAGACATTACCTATCAATGCAAAATCTGTTGTAAAATGATACAACAACATCAGATAGCTCAAGAATATTGCTAGCCTGTTTACGTTACAGTAATAGTATTGATTTTTTGGTTGTTTGTAAGTTGTTAAAAGTTAAGTACTTTGAAAGTTAATTAAGTCTATGAATGCACCCATACCTACTATCGATATGACCTTCCCTCTCTGGGGTTTAGCAATTTTCATCGTGTGGACGATTACTGTCGTTGCTCTTCTGCTTACGGTCAGGATTCGCCATTTATCCGCTGGTGGCTCTCCCAAAGAGTTCGGAATACAAAATGATGAAAGCTTGCTTTGGCGACTATTTCGGGTACAGTCCAACTTAGTAGAAAACCTCCCTTTATATATAGGTGTTGTCTTTCTGCTCACGGTTCGCGGCGTATCGGGAACAGTGGTAGATTTGCTGGTTGTTGTGTACATGATATTTCGGATTGTGCATTCCCTGATTCATATAGCTGGACTTAATCCGATTTTTCGGGTCTTAAGCTTAGTTATTCAGTTAGTTTGTTTGGTTACTTTGACTGCTTTGGCAATCTTTTAGTTAAGAAAATCAACCTTAAAAAGGAGAAAATATGACTACTAAAATTTTCGTGAATCTACCCGTCAAAAATCTCAATAAGTCTGTGGATTTCTTTACTAGCCTCGGCTTTCAGTTTAATCCCCTATTTACTGACGAGACGGCGACTTGCATGATTGTGGGCGAGGATATATTCGTGATGTTATTGACTGAAGACAAGTTCAAGACCTTCACGCCGAAAGAAATTTGTGATGCAACAAAAAACACAGAAGTGCTTGTATGTTTGTCTACCGAGAGCCGAGAAAAAGTTGATGAAATGGTTCGCAAGGCAGTCGCCGCTGGCGGAACAACATACACTGAACCGCAAGATCATGGTTTTATGTATGGACATGGATTTCAAGATTTAGATGGTCACATTTGGGAAATTATGTACATGGAGCCAGATACAATAAATTAGAAGTAATAGTTTCGACAAAAATGGTTTAGATCGTTAACAATCTTTACCATCCGTTGTCCTAATAAAGGAGTCATAATGCAGATTACTGCTTCAGCTATTTCACTCAATGTTGATGATGTTACGGCATCGGCTACGTTCGTCAAGCAACACTTTGGCTTTAGCGAAGATATGTCAGCCGACGGTTTCGTTTCCCTCTCCAGAAAGGACGCTGGTTTTAACCTTATTTTCCTTCGGACTGGACTGGAAAGCTTCAAACCTACGCAGATGCGCGGACATCGAGCAGATGGTCTGTTAGTTGTGTTCGTGGTGGATGATATTGATGGTGAATACGTGCGATTACAAGCAGAAGGCGTGGCGATCGCAACACCAATCGAGACAGAACCTTGGGGAGAGAGATTCTTTCAGGTTGCCGATCCAAACGGTGTCATTATTCAACTCGTCCAGTGGATTTCTGAAGTAAACCCGCAGCTATAAGCTGACTTCAGCCATAGGAAGAGACAATGCAATTCAATGAAGTTACTAAGGGCGAGTGAAGGGGTGTTTGACAGTAATTTATAGGAGGTTTTATGGCGATTACTAATCCCTCGCTTTTTGCATTGAAGCTTGTCTCGGCAATAGGCTGCGGGCTGATGGCTGGAGTCTTTTTCGCCTTCTCAACTTTCGTGATGAGTGCCCTTGCCCGACTTCAACCAGCACAGGGTATTAGCGCCATGCAAGCTATCAATATCACGGCGATTAATCCGTTGTTTATGACGGCGCTATTCGGAACGGCTGCGGCTTGCATCTTTCTGGCTATTTCGTCACTGTTAAAATGGCATCAATCCGCTGCTTACTTGCTCGTTGGTAGCCTGCTCTATCTCGTTGGTACAGTAGGCGTGACGATCGCCTTCAATGTACCGCTAAATGATGCGCTGGCGATTGTCACGCCGGACAGCACTGAGGGCGCGAATCTATGGGCTAGATACCTTACCGACTGGACATTCTGGAACCACGTTAGGACAATCGCCGCCCTTGCAGCATCGGCATTGCTGACGATCGCGCTCTGTGTATAGCTAGGGGCTAGGGGGTAGGGAAAGAGAGGGAGATGGGGGAGATGGGGAGGATGGGGAAGATAGGGGAGATGGGGAGGATGGGGGAGATGGGGGAGATGGGGGAGATGGGGAGGATGGGGGAGATGGGGAGGATGGGGGAGATGGGTAATTAGCAATTAGCCATTACCAATTAGCCATTACCAATTACCAATTACCAATTACCAATTACCAATTACCAATTTGTAAATCTAAATCCTGAGTCGTATCTATAGTTATCAAATACCTTTTTTCAATTTCCGTGAAAGGTTCAGCCGCCAACTGCTGTGAGGTCAATAAATCAACAGTTGCATCGGCAATATCCCCCGTGCGATTTTGAAGGCGCGATCGCAACACTTCAATAGGTGCTGTACAGTGAATTATTTTCCCAGAAATGTTATTAGTTTCAGCACAATTAATAGCGTCCATTCTCAAATTATTGCGATCGTATTTCGCATCCAAAATAACTGTATAACCTTCCTTCGCTAGTAATATTCCCAATTCCAACAATCGGCTGTAAGTCTTGCCATTCATCTCACTAGAATATAAATCATCCCCACCACGCTCATACAAAGGAACGCCACCTAAATGTTTTCGTACCGCATCAGAGCGAATGTGAATTGCATTAAAATGGCGTGCTAAATATCGAGCAACTGTACTCTTACCAGAACCAGACAAACCCGACATCAAAATCATTTGTCCTTGGCAAGATTTTGTGTAATCATAAGCTAGTTGATAATAGTGTGCCGCTGTTTCTTCAGCCTGATTTTTCTCAATAATTGGCACAGCCGGATCGTCTAGTAAAAAAGCAGTTACGTTTGCTCTTACATAAGCCTGACGGATCAAATAAAATCGCAAAATTTGTATTCCTTCCCAATCTCCAGTTTGTTCAATATATGTATTCAAGAACGCATTTGCTAAGTCTTTACGCCCCCGCGCTTCCAAATCCATGACCGTAAAAGCTACGTCATACATAACATCAACAAAACGGAAAGGCTCGTTGAACTCAATGCAATCAAATAACATGATTTTATCGTGCCACAGAGCTATATTTTTCAAATGTAAATCGCCATGACACTCACGAATTTTGTTACTTTGAATGCGGCTAGCAAATAGTTTTTGCCTCTCGCTAAAAAACACTTCTGTATATTGCCTAGTTTCGTCATACTGTTTTTGAGTTTGCGGCCCACCAATATATTTTTCCGAGAGTCGATAATTGTTATTAATAACCTCCCGAATAGGAGGAATTTCCCCAAATTTGCGAATATAGTCGCTAACTTGGGCGCTAGCGTGAAAGTTCGCCAAATCTCGCCCCAAACTCTCTAAATGTTTTTCATTTAGCCGTCCCTGCTCAAACATATTCACAAACAGGAAATCCTGAGAAAATTGCTGCATTTTTAGCACGTATTCCACTGGTAAGCTAAAAGGTTCTAGGGTGAAAATATTGTCACCTTTATGATATATAGGCAAAACTTCTAGGTACAGTTCTGGCGCTCCCCGCTGGTTCATTCGCAACTCTTCTGTGCAAAAATGATGGCGTTTTTCTAAAGTTGAATAGTCTAAAAAACCAAAGTTGACTGGTTTCTTGAGTTTGTAGGCAAAATCTCCCGTTAGCAGTACAAAAGAAATATGAGTTTGAAGCAGTTCAATTGGTTCTGTCACGGAGTGAGGATAAAAATCTGACCGTAACATCTGCTGAATTAGAGGAGGAAGAGAAGCATCTAACATTTTGATTTTGGGTTGGGGTTGATAAATATAAGATTTACGTATGCTTTACGTAACGCCGCCCTCTGGGCGGTGATTAACCGCCCAGAGGGCGGCGTTACAAAGTCATTGCAATGAAAACCGCTATAGTTAATAATTAGTATAAACAAAAATTAAGTTATGACGGAAAATCAAGGTTCGACAGTGGATGTATTTGGCGTGGGTAATGCCTTAGTTGATATTTTGGCATTTGTGGAAGATGATTTTGTGCAACACCATGCTTTGAATCGCGGCTCTATGACTCTGATGGATGCGGAAAAACAGGGGGGGATTTTGCACGATTTAGAGCATACTTCTCTACAACTGCGATCGGGGGGGTCGGCGGCAAATACGATGATTGCTTTGGCTCAGAGTGGCGGTAGCG contains:
- a CDS encoding cadherin-like domain-containing protein, with amino-acid sequence MADEILEANIVGIPIPEEGITAIPTINSINATIISNQIGSPEEGNIKDDDDDDDDDDDDIINGTNDNDLIVGGTGGKTLYGNKGEDTLQGGTGGNVLYGGKDNDTCIGGEGNDVASGDDGDDVAMGNGGDDRVTGDLGDDTAFGGKGKDRCEGGDGTDWVHGNQDDDDVSGGDGSDSLYGGKGNDICDGDDGNDTISGDRGNDTCSGGAGNDSISGGGGNDSIVGEQGSDTCIGGDGNDVADGGDDNDSIVGGGGDDTLMGGDGNDACSGNEGDDSISGDAGDDSLLGGDGNDVCEGGAGDDSLVGDSGKDTLVGGTGNDACDGGTGSDSIVGGDGNDTCLGDDGDDTILGGGGDDSLNGGAGNDAIAAGQGNNSLEGGAGDDSLEGGDGDNSLSGGEGNDTLTGGTGNHTCVGGAGNDVFIIKNVTSGGKSTIADYTDNSDKFLLAGDFSFSSLSIVQVGVNTEIRGSSNFVLAVLLNVSATVLEASDFFQSGNSTTSPVGTTNTPPVLEANKELAIAAGGFQTITFESLRFFDSEDGVSGITYKITQLPTAAQGQLFYNGQAITSTDFTFTQLDINLRLLTFQAAAGFTGDASFSFDVSDGKTTISGQRLKISVVNTIFNFVGNTTPQVITGSPLGDDIQAGDGGDDIKGGLGKDKIKGGTGDDKIEGGDDDDDIEGSEGKNTLTGGAGRDRFIYRKARQGVNAIADADLITDFNASEDFLEFSAAAFGNISISSFTKLTITSSFSGIIGSSNFLDFSDDTSVTDIASLQARFAALGGNSGPVFCQFTDATTGRSVLVFSIGTRFEIVAQFSARITLSISNFVFSGPSVTVPLGTAGADIVNLGTFPAPVKYDGLGGNDSIIGSDFDDEIDGGDGDDYINGGKGKDKIKGGLGNDQILGSEADDSLYGDDGDDTIIGGIGRDWLTGGTGADVFSYITTKEGGDKIVGFTSGTDKFQFVSAAFGNLNSSNFDLVNITSQTTDITGKELLIFSGTYASLASLQTQFAALPGAGTSPVFSFFQNAAGEGVLVFDVDGTGSASAVEIANLGTGVTGLGTADFLFNGTVPTPTVVSTTSIVNLTAAGNTYPTGNLDFSNNVGGYGFTGPLLFIGDANANNVTGTAFADFMTGAGGADFFTGGLGGDILTGGEGADIFGYKLPTEGGDTITDFIAGVDKFQFVGAAFGNLTTANFDAVSGVSPDIADKELVIFTGGTYAKFEDAQAKAIGVSTSPGFFAFTNAANETLLVFDSNGTTTGGFTTVATLKNGPVNLGSADFVFSGTIAPTTATTTTLSSIADLTAAGNTYPTAINDFSTGVGGYGFSGPVLFTGNASNNSVLGTAFNDTIFGGEGDDSMSGGNGSDSLSGGIGNDTLIGGFGTDALDGGVGNDVFVFNGTDAAGSDFITNYGTADDLIRLDSVGFSGFGTGPLGSGFYVYNSTGSTVAQIETTLTSPAIVAIYDGTVSKLYYDSNGSTVGGNSLFATVDANFGVSGNSQLFLF
- a CDS encoding abortive infection family protein; protein product: MKISEKTISALGAIITGDGGLSPYRSGPQLVSFFNEFGLKDIYGSGFPSRWSYAEEKLRDFNDTPTMKDIVIATFDPRHFLGTKYSINAAVEHLNQFIEFDNYQLLPAGKKWELYKLGGSQIDLSHPYNNSVELTHIFIYEQIKKCDRKLAEGDFDGAITNARSLVEAVLSAIEKEFDSNPPKYDGNLPKLYKRVQKHLNLSPDQESLAEYLRQILSGLSSIIHGLATLRNEMSDAHVILYKPLEHHARLAVNSAKTLCDFLFETKEYQIQKKKNSAT
- a CDS encoding helix-turn-helix domain-containing protein, producing the protein MEMPRGDETQTTCFPILSSQKQGWENIIVEEFQHPPGEGSTHYSDEHTICLSLAPRPVRLLQIKGGRTHAGLCGKGDISITPAKTPFFARWDGDDRYLEIRIASRFIQSVARESLAMNPDRLELLPEFRTRDPQIEAMGMLLFAELKQENLGGRLYIESLANVLAIHLLRQYSAVKSQLSIYEGGLPERQVLQILEYINEHLNQDIKLADLAELLGMSQFHFSHQFKQSIGIAPYQYLLQQRVERAKQLLKQTDRSIMEIAFLCGFNSHSHLSKQFRQFTGMTPKAYRMN
- a CDS encoding FMN-dependent NADH-azoreductase; amino-acid sequence: MARLLHIDSSPRGERSHSRRLTREFVEAWKQTHPNDLVTYRDIGRNPVPHVDEMWIAGAYTPPEERTPQLQEGIRISDELIDEFLAADFYVMGIPMYNFSVPSTFKAYIDQIVRPGRTFAFAPEKSTNPYKPLVLGKKMLIVTARGASGFQPGQRNEKMNHQDPYLRTVFGFIGITDISFIHFENDESDGKNFAELIASARTQVAQLVGSYSRLQASEVR
- a CDS encoding MAPEG family protein, encoding MNAPIPTIDMTFPLWGLAIFIVWTITVVALLLTVRIRHLSAGGSPKEFGIQNDESLLWRLFRVQSNLVENLPLYIGVVFLLTVRGVSGTVVDLLVVVYMIFRIVHSLIHIAGLNPIFRVLSLVIQLVCLVTLTALAIF
- a CDS encoding VOC family protein; its protein translation is MTTKIFVNLPVKNLNKSVDFFTSLGFQFNPLFTDETATCMIVGEDIFVMLLTEDKFKTFTPKEICDATKNTEVLVCLSTESREKVDEMVRKAVAAGGTTYTEPQDHGFMYGHGFQDLDGHIWEIMYMEPDTIN
- a CDS encoding VOC family protein, which translates into the protein MQITASAISLNVDDVTASATFVKQHFGFSEDMSADGFVSLSRKDAGFNLIFLRTGLESFKPTQMRGHRADGLLVVFVVDDIDGEYVRLQAEGVAIATPIETEPWGERFFQVADPNGVIIQLVQWISEVNPQL
- a CDS encoding anthrone oxygenase family protein, with translation MSALARLQPAQGISAMQAINITAINPLFMTALFGTAAACIFLAISSLLKWHQSAAYLLVGSLLYLVGTVGVTIAFNVPLNDALAIVTPDSTEGANLWARYLTDWTFWNHVRTIAALAASALLTIALCV
- a CDS encoding bifunctional aminoglycoside phosphotransferase/ATP-binding protein; its protein translation is MLDASLPPLIQQMLRSDFYPHSVTEPIELLQTHISFVLLTGDFAYKLKKPVNFGFLDYSTLEKRHHFCTEELRMNQRGAPELYLEVLPIYHKGDNIFTLEPFSLPVEYVLKMQQFSQDFLFVNMFEQGRLNEKHLESLGRDLANFHASAQVSDYIRKFGEIPPIREVINNNYRLSEKYIGGPQTQKQYDETRQYTEVFFSERQKLFASRIQSNKIRECHGDLHLKNIALWHDKIMLFDCIEFNEPFRFVDVMYDVAFTVMDLEARGRKDLANAFLNTYIEQTGDWEGIQILRFYLIRQAYVRANVTAFLLDDPAVPIIEKNQAEETAAHYYQLAYDYTKSCQGQMILMSGLSGSGKSTVARYLARHFNAIHIRSDAVRKHLGGVPLYERGGDDLYSSEMNGKTYSRLLELGILLAKEGYTVILDAKYDRNNLRMDAINCAETNNISGKIIHCTAPIEVLRSRLQNRTGDIADATVDLLTSQQLAAEPFTEIEKRYLITIDTTQDLDLQIGNW